GAGGAGGCATCGGCCAATCCCTGAAATAAAGTAATGACAATGATCTCGGATTTGCTGGCCAATGCAGCCAGCGCGAATGCCGCAACCAAGAGCACGAGTCGAACTTCATTACCTCGAAATAATGCAACTAATACCATCGCAAGAATCAGTAATCCAATTCCTGCTGACCAGGTCATGATGCCGCCTTTGACAGGTAATGGTGATACAGCATCTGCAATTGATGAAAGAAATCGTGATCTTCCACACACATCGGCCCTTTGAAAAAGGGAGCTAGGCTAGTCAGTACTCCCGTTTCTCCCCGTTGCTGGGAATACAGCGTCAGTCGTGCTAAATCGAGAACCAGCGGCGCAGCCAGTATGGAATCGCATCCCTGCCAGATGAACTGCATTATCATTTTCACTCCAAGGAATCCCTGAAAGTGAATATGATTCCACGCTGTTTTCCAGTCATCCAGGCTTTCGATGTACTCGATGGACACATGCGTTTGTGGCTTGTATCCGACAACTGAGCTGATGATTTTATCCTTCGTTTTTACCTTGGATTCCTTGTTGCGGGGATCGTTAAGAACCTGTCCATCTCGATTTCCAAAGATGTTGTGCCCAACCCAGGATAATATTTTCAGATTCCTGGCCAGGAACATCGGTGCCATCGCTGATTTCAGCAGCGTTTCACCTGTCTTGCCATCCTGACCAGCCACCAGGCCACGATGATTAACCATCAGTTCCTGGATTGCAGGAAATCCTGCTCCCAGTGATGGCGTGAAATTGATGTAGGGCATGCCTTGCTCGATGGCAGCCCATGCATACAGGCTGCTGGCTGGCAGCAATGATGTGTCCCCCTCTTGCAACGCACTCTGCAACTGTTCCAGACTGTCATGCTTGACGGTCAGTGCAAAAGGAGGCTCG
The Planctomycetia bacterium genome window above contains:
- a CDS encoding inositol-3-phosphate synthase, whose protein sequence is MSEKSPRVGIWLIGACGGVGTCVALGLASLQLKLIETTGLTTEQSPLNQLPLAKLDNVVLGGHEIRQGRFLDTVNEFQNRSGIFSHELVEACTPKLLEMAEHIRPGTLINSGDTIQKLADWDQVPGNEKILDAIRRIGQDIATFKSKHSLSQVVVVNVSSTEPPFALTVKHDSLEQLQSALQEGDTSLLPASSLYAWAAIEQGMPYINFTPSLGAGFPAIQELMVNHRGLVAGQDGKTGETLLKSAMAPMFLARNLKILSWVGHNIFGNRDGQVLNDPRNKESKVKTKDKIISSVVGYKPQTHVSIEYIESLDDWKTAWNHIHFQGFLGVKMIMQFIWQGCDSILAAPLVLDLARLTLYSQQRGETGVLTSLAPFFKGPMCVEDHDFFHQLQMLYHHYLSKAAS